In a single window of the Nicotiana tomentosiformis chromosome 10, ASM39032v3, whole genome shotgun sequence genome:
- the LOC138900595 gene encoding secreted RxLR effector protein 161-like — protein sequence MTYTRPDVAYALGVTSRYQANPGYTDASFSSDNDDNKSISGYVFTLNGGAVSWKSSKQAAIADSVTEAEYIAASEAAKEAVWMKKIQKVDENKNVTDPFSKALGAKEFDKHM from the exons ATGACATATACACGTCCTGATGTGGCTTATGCACTTGGAGTGACTAGCCGATATCAAGCAAATCCTG GTTATACTGATGCAAGTTTCTCTTCAGATAATGATGATAACAAATCTATTTCTGGTTATGTATTCACCTTAAATGGTGGTGCAGTGAGTTGGAAAAGTTCCAAACAAGCTGCAATAGCTGATTCAGTAACTGAAGCAGAATATATAGCAGCTAGTGAAGCTGCTAAGGAAGCTGTTTGGATGAAAAAG ATTCAAAAGGTTGATGAAAATAAAAATGTTACTGACCCATTCAGTAAAGCGCTTGGAGCAAAGGAGTTTGACAAGCACATGTAA